The nucleotide window ctggcctcaactacttattgaggttgtagtgtttaatagcctgacagttgcagggaagaagctgttcctgaacttgtacgttacagttttcaggcttctgtaccttcttcccgatggcagatataaacaggattgtgggtcctcgtcatccttcctcttccaaagtccataatcagttatttggttttactgatattgagccaggttgttgtgctggcaccatttggtcaatctcaCTCGGACTCATCaacatctgtaattcatccaacaacggcggacttgaagatggagttcggagttcgcactgtgtccgctacacagtcatgagtatagagtgagtagagcagggggctgaacccgcaaccttgaggtgctcccgtactgattgttattgaggtagaagtatttctgccaatttgaACAGATTGTGGATattatatcaatagacaataggtgcaggagtaggccatttggcccctggaggcagcactgccattcaatgtgatcatggctgatcatccacaatcagtacgccattcctgccttctccccatatcccttgactccaatctttaagagctctgtctagttctctcttgaaagcatcctgagaaccagccttcactgccttctgaggcagagaattccacaaactcacaactctctgtgtgaaaacgtttttcctcatctgaatggcccttattcttaaactgtggtccctggttctggactcgcccaacatgtttcctgcctctagcgtgtccagacccttaataatctgatatgtttcaataagatcccctctcatccttctaaattccagagtatacaagctcagccgcccCATTTATCAACATATgagagtcccaccatcctgggaattaacctggtgaacctacgctgcactccctcaatatcttCCAAATATTGATTTGGTTCACTTAAAGAGGCTACATTTGAGCTATTATCTGACATCTTATTATGCTAATTATTCCAAATCCTAACCACCCAGTGCTTGAAGTTTCTTTCCTCATGTTGTTGATAGGTTCTCTTATGAATCTGTGGCCTTTAAGTCACTGGAGATATTTTCTGCTCAATGATTTTTAACACCCGCTTTCTCTGCCCTAGGGCAAATGATCCCAATTTCTTGAGTTTATTTATGTACATTAAGCGCTCATTCCTAAAATTATtccagtaaatctcttctgcaccatctccaaaatgtggagagagaaagtgCAACCGTTCACCAAAACAGTATACTTGCAGGACAGCTCCTTTCATTTGAATGAGGTTACTAACCTTGAACAAGAAGGAAAGTTGgtcatttttaaacttttaaaatatattgtatttatttaaattatttttcaattgTTTCTGAATCTCTCTAATTATCTTAAAAACGTGAACAATGTTAATAAGTCTTACCGTGGTCTGAACTGTCAAAGCTTTCAGTGATGTCTGAGCGATTCTCTATTTCCTCAGACTGAGATCCAGTTATTGTTCATAATCCACTTTTGGAACAGCAGTGAGGACTTGAGGCCTTTTGGAGCTGAACATCTGCTAAAGTTTTGGTCATTTGCGGGGCTAGAATGGGAGCGACATGAGTCAAGACTATATTTTCCTTCTAAGTGGTCTGCATGAACACAGGCAAATGGCAATGTAATGCTGTGAATTGAAACTATCCTCTTAACTTAATTACCCAATATCCAATGTGCACAATGAGAGGATCTAGAAAGGAACTGGTTGGAATTGTCCAGTATTGTAATGGACATATCTGCTATAATGTGAATATGCTGGTGTGAATAAAGAATATCCAATTAAATTAGTGATTAAATGACAAAATATTCATTGAGCTAAGGTGGAGTTAAACAAATTCTCCAATCTTTAAAAACTTAAATTTATGACCTCCTGTCAGTGAAGAGATAAACAAATATTCTGGACAGTATTGATTAAAACTGATGTTAGTTTGGAAGCTTTatgaaaatgtttgttttttaGGAGCAGGCTTTAGTTATCTGGATGATGTCACATTTAAGATTGGCGATAAGTTCAAGATTCCAACTAAAGTGGGGTTTCCAGTTGGACTTTGTGTATCAGACAACCCTACACGATTTAAAGAGTTTCATGTGAGTATGCATAACAAATCTTAAACTATTTTAAATTTAAGTGAATTTTTAACCTAAATGATGGAAATTTATATTCTAAaaaaggaataaagacctagcgcTATACAGTACGATACTacctgcccttcagcccaactcgtccacgttGACAacgttgccaaaccaagctaacCACTTGCCTGTGCCCAGTCCCTCTAAACCTCACAACCTCTGAATCTGTTCAAGTATCTTTTAAGTCGTCCTTTAGGAATGGTATGTTTATAATTTTCCAAACTGGCATCCTGTACActtctgaaggtctgaagaagggttttggcccaaagcgttgcctatttccttcgctctatagatctccagcatttttgtctaccatcctgTATGCGTATTTGGTTTGAAGCAGGGTGCTGAACATGTTTGGAAGAAGAATGTCCTCACGATGGTCCAAAAGACTTCAAATGTATTTCCCATTATAAAgtctttgatttaatttattggattgtaatgttctttgcagttttgcattttaaaagactGCTTAATGCTGCTTATTAAGGGTGGAAACGTATTCTTTCATAGTCACAAAGTCAAACATCATTGAAATGGGTGCCAATTTGTTGAGGCTGACCGACATTCCATCTAAgattgtcccatctgcctgcgtttcgcCATATCCTTCGTAACCTTcccaatccatgtgcctgtccaaatgtattctaaatattgtatctgcctcaagtaCCGCCTCTAATATCCTTTTCCattttcccaccaccctctgtgtaaaaaggttgcccatgGTGttcctatttttaaaaaaatcccctctcaccttaaacctataccctctaatTCTTGGTTTCCCCTACCATGGGGAAAAagaatgcattcaccctatctatcccccttaAGATTTTATACACGTCTACAACAATGCCCCTCTCCAAAGGCCGCCTTCTCCATCTTCTCTACCTgggacgccactttcagggaataacATGTCTGTACACCCATATCCCTTTGCTCACAACATCCTCAGgaccctactgttcactgtgaaggtcttgccctcatttgacttcccaaaatgtaaccccTCACACTTATTTGAATTATACTCCAAATATAATTATAcacaattatagaccagttagtttgacttcagtggtgggcaaattaatggaaaagatacttagagataatatatataagcatctggataaacagggtctgattaggaacagtcaacatggatttgtgcctggaaggtaatGTTTGACTAaaaggccttattaaagtccatatagacaacatccactgctttaccctcgtcaatttctctagtaacctcttcaaaaaattcaagaagattagttcctcatggaaggttggttaagaaggttaaactgttgggtatgaatgcaggaatagcaagatggattcaacagtggctgaatgggagaagccagagggtaatggtggatggctgtttgtcaggttggaggcaggtgactagtggggtgccacagggatctgtgttgggtcctttgttgtttgtcatgtacatcaatgatctcgatgaaggggtggtaaattggattagtaagtatgcaggtgataccaagatagggggtgttgtggataatgaagaggatttcaaaagtctacagagtgatttaggccatttggaaaaatgggctgaaagatggcagatcgagtttaatgctgataaatgtgaggtgctacaccttggcaggacaaatcaaaataggacgtacatggtaaatggtagggaattgaagaatacagttgaacagagggatctgggaataaccgtgcatagttccttgaaggtggaatctcatataaatagggtggtaaagaaagcttttggtatgctagcctttataaatcagagcattgagtatagaagctgggatgtaatgttaaaattgtacaaggcattggtgagaaatctggagtatggtgtacaattttggtcgcccaattataggaaggatgtcaacaaaatagagagagtacagaggcgatttactagaattcactgggtttcaacaactaagttacagagataggttgaataagttaggtctttattctctggagcgcagaaggttaaggggggacttgatagaggcctttaaaatgatgagagggatagacagagttgatgtggacaagctttttcctttgagaatagggaagattcaaacaagaggacatgacttcagaattaagggacagacgtttaagggtaacatgagggggaacttctttactcggagagtggtagcggtgtggaatgagcttccagtggaagtggtggcggcatgttcgttggtatcatttaaaaataaattggataggcatatggatgagaagagaatggagggttacggtatgagtgcaggcaggtgggactaagggaaaaaaagttgttcggcatggacttgtagggctgagatggcctgtttccgtgctgtaattattatatggttatatggtttgttatatggttatatctcacTGTTCCTTCATAATCACTTGGTCAAAATCCTAGAACTTCCTCCCCAATAGCATTGTGAGTATACCTCCATCTCAAATGCAGCTCACCACCATCTTCCCATGAGCAATTGGGGTGGATAATTAAATGCAGGCTCAGCCCACACCCCTTAAATGATTAAAACAAAAGTTACGTCAGTTTTTCTCTCTTCAAAGGCTTGATCTCCAGAGCAGTTCCAAcatttgcctttggttttgaattaTTGCAACAACTCCAGCCTGCATTTTGCAGCATTAACGTGTCTTTTTGTTTTATCTCACTCAATCTGCCCTTATTAATATAATAATCAGATAGTTCGAAGGATAATAATCAATTGGGCAAGCCGAGTCTCATCATCTCGGTATATTTTCTTTGCCCTAACCACCTTGTTGAAACTTATCTCACCATTTCTTTGGCCGGTTTTGTGAAAACATTTGTCATCTATGTTTCTTTCAAATTATTTGCAGGCATTTAATAGTGCTGTTTCTTTTTTTGTAGTACGATTTATCTTTAGAGAAGCAAACAATAAAATGGGCCAAAGAGATCAAACAAATTAAAGCTGCACAAAAGATGGCAAGTTTAAATAGGGAAGCTACTTCATTGACAGCTGAATCTGAAGTCATCTTGGAGAGAAAAGGTGGAATCCAATCCACTGATGGACTACATTCTTCAGCGTTTCCACTGCCTTTTAACCCTTTATTTGCCGACCTAAGGCATAGCAAGATTCTAACCCCGTTGCCAGCTAACAGCAATACATTGAAGCAAAAAGATCCAAGCCCCCCCTACACAACTAAATTCAatcttgcagattttgaaaatgaAGAAGATCCTTTTGATAAACTGGAATTGAAAACACTCAATGATAAAGAAGAACTCAAAAATATTCTTGAAGTTCAAGCAAGTTCACGACCGATGATCATTCCACAATTGAATAATGGCCCAAATGTGCAGATTGTAAGATCCACAGAAGCATTAACAAGCCCAGAAATGCAGGTCTCAATAGTGGAGGCCACCTCAGATTTCAAATCCCTTCataagccaaatggcctcatAAATTTGCCACAGTTGGAGAACTGTGAAGAAGTGCCCTTTTCTGCCAAAGTATCTCTCCCGCCTGCTTCCTCTGTCAGCAATATCAAATCTCTCTCATTTCCTAAACTGGATTCTGATGAAAGTGAGCAGAAGACTGCTAAACTTACTGGCACTTTCCACAGCACAAGCCTACCCAATGGCACTTTGTTTAGTTCAGTAAAGAACTGTGAGCAGTACAAAGGCAGTGGTTTGAATGGACATAACCTCCCTGTTGTATCCATGCGTTCTTCCTCAAGTTTTGACCTTGGGATTGATAACAACACCGGAGCGCTGTCGTCAAAGTACAAAATTCCATCAGTTCTATCAACAACTGGAACAGAGCAATCCTCACAAAGCATAGCAAAAGTGGTAAGATATTGTTTTGTAGTTAACTGTCTAAATCTGCATATTGGTTACTCAAACTATTTTTATAGTTAATCAAATCTTTAAGAATGTTAAAACTATTTTAAGTGTTTCCTGTTGTACAATTCACAGAGTTTATACAATTGCTGCTGTGAAGTTTAAGTTGCTTGAATCAGTTAATATTTCGATCAAATTTGGTTAGATCTTTCAGAATGGTTGACTTTAAAGTTTGTTTACTGTTACTGCCTGTTGCTTGAAGGAAGAGGCTGCTATTCCTACAATCTGCATGGTGTCGGAAAGTTGAGATATTCTTGCATCATACTACAGAAATTTTCTTTAATTTGGTAGTCTATGTTGAAAGAACTATTGCTGTTTTTCAATGATTACTTTGCTTCAGAATTATAATCCCACTGTTGTCCATTTTTGTGTATGTTACATTGATTCGTTTCAATGTCATAATTGATGTTTGCAGCCCAGTTCATCTGTGTTCGTATTATGGATATACTTACAATTTATTTGTGCGGTGTAGcatcactggcaaggccagcCTTTATTGCCCGTCCCCAATTGCTCTTGAGAAGATGGTTGAATTGCATTAAAGGTTGCAGTGTGCCCCCCCCAGTACCTTTTGGGTAAGGAATTCCAATAATTTGATCATCCCTTAATGAAGGATTGGCAATATGTTTCCAAGTCGATCATAAACACTAGTTTATTGAAGAGTGCAGAAGGGAATATTAGGAGCAGTACTTAGTACTCGGGtacctcggggtcaacatcagccacgacctgacctggaccgtcaacatcacggcgacggccaagaaaggacttcaaaggcttcacttcctgaggtgcttgaagagggcacgtctcccacaacagctgctggtgagcttctacaggtcagccattgggtcagttctcacatactgcatcacagtatgggactctggctgcaccgcagagaacaggaaagctctccaacgcgtcattaagactgctgagaggatcactggcacccagctccccagactggaggacatctaccggacccgctgcatccggagggtcaagggcatcagta belongs to Leucoraja erinacea ecotype New England chromosome 1, Leri_hhj_1, whole genome shotgun sequence and includes:
- the ubap1 gene encoding ubiquitin-associated protein 1 isoform X2, producing the protein MASRKSGSDFQNSGFSYLDDVTFKIGDKFKIPTKVGFPVGLCVSDNPTRFKEFHYDLSLEKQTIKWAKEIKQIKAAQKMASLNREATSLTAESEVILERKGGIQSTDGLHSSAFPLPFNPLFADLRHSKILTPLPANSNTLKQKDPSPPYTTKFNLADFENEEDPFDKLELKTLNDKEELKNILEVQASSRPMIIPQLNNGPNVQIVRSTEALTSPEMQVSIVEATSDFKSLHKPNGLINLPQLENCEEVPFSAKVSLPPASSVSNIKSLSFPKLDSDESEQKTAKLTGTFHSTSLPNGTLFSSVKNCEQYKGSGLNGHNLPVVSMRSSSSFDLGIDNNTGALSSKYKIPSVLSTTGTEQSSQSIAKVVNSENHPATELSITNVGDVSQRLECHDPLQALTPSERQCAETIVGMGYSCENVIKAMRKRGENLEQVLDYLFIHGRLCEQGFEPTLVEEGLEINQCSEPKTLEFLHLMSKFREMGFEQAVIKEVLVLHNNDQEKALEDLMTRAGAS
- the ubap1 gene encoding ubiquitin-associated protein 1 isoform X1; its protein translation is MASRKSGSDFQNSGAGFSYLDDVTFKIGDKFKIPTKVGFPVGLCVSDNPTRFKEFHYDLSLEKQTIKWAKEIKQIKAAQKMASLNREATSLTAESEVILERKGGIQSTDGLHSSAFPLPFNPLFADLRHSKILTPLPANSNTLKQKDPSPPYTTKFNLADFENEEDPFDKLELKTLNDKEELKNILEVQASSRPMIIPQLNNGPNVQIVRSTEALTSPEMQVSIVEATSDFKSLHKPNGLINLPQLENCEEVPFSAKVSLPPASSVSNIKSLSFPKLDSDESEQKTAKLTGTFHSTSLPNGTLFSSVKNCEQYKGSGLNGHNLPVVSMRSSSSFDLGIDNNTGALSSKYKIPSVLSTTGTEQSSQSIAKVVNSENHPATELSITNVGDVSQRLECHDPLQALTPSERQCAETIVGMGYSCENVIKAMRKRGENLEQVLDYLFIHGRLCEQGFEPTLVEEGLEINQCSEPKTLEFLHLMSKFREMGFEQAVIKEVLVLHNNDQEKALEDLMTRAGAS